In Helianthus annuus cultivar XRQ/B chromosome 9, HanXRQr2.0-SUNRISE, whole genome shotgun sequence, the following are encoded in one genomic region:
- the LOC118481678 gene encoding probable aquaporin PIP1-4: MERKEDRVHSGTHRFRDRRELGTSVQIHDKDYKEPPAAPLFEAAELTCWSFYRAAIAEFTATFLFEYITILTVIEVAKSKTKCSSVGVQGIAWAFGGMIFTLVYCTSGISGGHINPAVTFGLFLGRKLSLTRAIFYMVMQCGGAICGAGVVKWFQGQREFELRGGGANVVSDGYSKVDGFGAEIIGTFVLVYTVFSATDAKLSARDSHVPILAPLPIGFAVFLVHLATIPVTGTGINPARSLGTAIIYDRKQAWDEHWIFWAGPFTGAAIAAAYHQILIRAIPCKQS; this comes from the exons ATGGAGAGAAAAGAAGACCGTGTTCATTCAGGAACTCACAGGTTCAGGGACAGGCGCGAGCTCGGTACGTCGGTTCAAATCCATGATAAAGATTACAAAGAACCTCCGGCAGCCCCATTGTTCGAGGCCGCCGAACTCACCTGCTGGTCATTTTACCGCGCCGCGATAGCAGAATTTACCGCCACTTTTCTTTTTGAATACATCACCATCTTGACGGTCATCGAAGTCGCCAAGTCTAAGACCAAGTGCTCATCCGTTGGCGTACAAGGAATTGCGTGGGCCTTCGGTGGCATGATTTTCACACTTGTCTATTGCACCTCCGGAATCTCAG GTGGTCATATTAACCCAGCGGTGACGTTTGGGTTGTTTTTGGGTAGAAAATTGTCTTTGACCCGGGCAATATTTTACATGGTGATGCAATGCGGTGGCGCGATTTGTGGTGCCGGCGTTGTTAAGTGGTTTCAAGGACAAAGGGAATTCGAGCTACGCGGCGGTGGTGCCAACGTGGTTTCCGATGGCTACAGCAAGGTCGATGGATTCGGGGCGGAGATAATCGGCACATTCGTTCTTGTTTATACCGTCTTCTCTGCCACCGACGCCAAGCTTAGTGCACGTGACTCGCATGTTCCC ATATTGGCGCCGTTGCCGATCGGGTTCGCGGTGTTTTTGGTGCATTTGGCGACCATTCCGGTGACCGGAACAGGGATTAATCCGGCGAGGAGTCTCGGGACAGCCATCATCTACGACAGGAAGCAAGCATGGGATGAACAT TGGATATTCTGGGCCGGACCATTCACCGGTGCAGCGATAGCGGCAGCGTACCACCAAATCTTAATCAGAGCAATTCCGTGCAAACAAAGTTAA
- the LOC110874339 gene encoding glucan endo-1,3-beta-glucosidase GIV — translation MSSTLTLLLITIISAITTASATTIGVTYIPSSTQPPPEQVAATLKSLKITAVRLPLPSPSLIQAFFYTNISLFLSIPNNLLHNISTNRSAASRWLYTYVVPFYPRALITAISVGNNVNASSGDDVIGAVRNVHQSLTDLGIRKITVSTTFSFVDIMMTSFPPSSAEFEEPVNTQLLTPLLQFLTETNSSFFVNLFPYFVYKLRAEIPIGFALFENQPYSFRDDVITGVRYRNLFDMMVDAVIAALTVSGHADMPVVVTETGWPSGGLVNEGEGEGDAHPVYAGMYLNGLVSHLRSGGGTPLRKEGVAQAYVYEVFDTNTSFVNQAAGRLGTGLHWGFMHPNMSKKFNIDFSGGICVIDSMLVRMIFSLVIGMLMF, via the coding sequence ATGTCCTCCACCCTCACTCTCCTCTTAATAACAATAATCTCCGCCATCACCACCGCCTCCGCCACCACAATCGGGGTCACATACATCCCCTCCTCCACTCAACCACCACCGGAGCAAGTCGCCGCCACTCTCAAATCTCTCAAAATCACCGCCGTCCGCCTCCCACTCCCCTCACCTTccctcatccaagccttcttctACACCAACATCTCCTTATTCCTCTCCATCCCTAACAACCTCCTCCACAACATCTCCACCAACCGCTCCGCCGCCTCACGGTGGCTCTACACCTACGTCGTCCCATTCTATCCCCGCGCTCTAATCACCGCCATCTCCGTCGGCAACAACGTAAATGCTTCCTCCGGTGATGACGTCATCGGTGCTGTACGGAACGTGCATCAATCGCTTACGGATCTCGGTATCCGGAAAATAACCGTCTCAACGACTTTTTCATTCGTTGACATCATGATGACGTCATTCCCGCCTTCTTCAGCTGAGTTTGAAGAGCCGGTGAATACTCAGTTGCTTACACCGTTGCTTCAGTTTCTAACGGAAACGAACTCGTCGTTTTTCGTGAATTTGTTTCCGTATTTTGTTTATAAATTGCGTGCTGAGATTCCGATCGGTTTTGCTCTGTTTGAAAACCAGCCGTACAGTTTTAGAGATGATGTGATTACTGGTGTTAGGTATAGGAATTTGTTTGATATGATGGTGGATGCGGTTATCGCGGCGTTGACGGTGTCTGGACATGCGGATATGCCGGTTGTGGTGACGGAGACAGGGTGGCCGAGTGGTGGATTGGTGAATGAAGGTGAAGGTGAAGGTGACGCTCATCCGGTTTATGCGGGAATGTATCTGAATGGTTTGGTTTCTCATCTGAGATCTGGTGGTGGTACGCCTTTGAGGAAGGAAGGTGTGGCTCAGGCTTATGTTTATGAGGTGTTTGATACAAACACAAGTTTTGTGAATCAGGCGGCTGGGAGACTGGGGACTGGGCTGCATTGGGGGTTTATGCACCCGAATATGTCGAAGAAGTTTAACATTGATTTCTCTGGCGGTATTTGTGTCATCGACAGCATGCTGGTTCGGATGATTTTCTCACTGGTGATTGGTATGCTGATGTTCTAG
- the LOC118481677 gene encoding 60S acidic ribosomal protein P0-like, with the protein MGKVSKADKKIAYDQKLCQLLDDYTQVLVAAADNVGSNQLQNIRQGLRGDSVILMGKNTMMKRSIRMHSEKTGNQAYLNLIPLLVGNVGLIFTKGDLKEVREEVAKYKVGAPARVGLVAPVDVVVPPGNTGLDPSQTSFFQVLNIPTKINKGTVEIITPVELIKKGDKVGSSEAALLAKLGIRPFSYGLVVQTVYDNGSVFSPEVLDLTEDDLIEKFALGVSMVTSLALAIHYPTIAAAPHMLINGYKNLLAVAVETEYSFPLADKVKEYLADPSKFAVAAPVTEAAPAAAAAPAETKKEEPQEESDDEDFGISLFD; encoded by the exons ATGGGCAAAGTATCAAAGGCTGATAAGAAGATCGCTTACGACCAGAAGCTCTGCCAGCTTCTCGATGACTACACTCAGGTCCTTGTGGCGGCTGCCGATAACGTTGGCTCTAACCAGCTCCAGAACATTCGTCAAGGGTTGAGGGGTGATTCGGTTATTCTTATGGGGAAGAATACTATGATGAAGAGGTCTATTAGGATGCACTCTGAGAAGACTGGCAATCAGGCCTATTTGAACTTGATTCCGCTGCTTGTT GGAAATGTTGGTCTGATCTTCACCAAGGGTGACTTGAAGGAAGTCCGTGAGGAAGTTGCTAAGTACAAGGTTGGAGCTCCAGCTCGTGTTGGTTTGGTTGCCCCAGTCGATGTTGTGGTCCCTCCTGGCAACACTGGTCTTGACCCATCTCAGACCTCTTTCTTCCAG GTTCTTAACATTCCCACCAAGATTAACAAGGGTACTGTCGAAATTATCACCCCTGTGGAGCTCATCAAGAAGGGTGACAAAGTGGGTTCATCCGAGGCTGCTCTTCTTGCCAAACTTGGCATCAGGCCATTCTCATACGGTCTAGTCGTTCAAACTGTGTACGACAACGGTTCTGTCTTCAGCCCTGAGGTGCTTGACTTGACCGAAGATGACCTGATTGAGAAGTTTGCTTTGGGTGTCTCCATGGTCACTTCCTTGGCATTAGCTATCCACTACCCAACCATTGCGGCCGCACCTCACATGTTGATCAACGGTTACAAGAACCTGCTGGCTGTTGCTGTTGAGACCGAGTACTCTTTCCCATTGGCCGACAAAGTGAAGGAGTACCTTGCT GATCCAAGTAAGTTTGCTGTGGCTGCACCGGTTACTGAAGCTGCTCCAGCTGCCGCTGCTGCACCTGCGGAAACGAAGAAGGAAGAGCCGCAAGAGGAATCTGATGATGAAGACTTTGGTATCAGTTTGTTTGATTAG